The following is a genomic window from Tripterygium wilfordii isolate XIE 37 chromosome 19, ASM1340144v1, whole genome shotgun sequence.
GATCAGGTGCATGAAAGTGACAATTTGCAATAAGGGTTGTGATGTTTGCTCTCTTACATATTAAATGCTTAAAGTCGcatttattttaagaaaattcAATTAATGATGCCTATTGAACAAAGcctaaaagaaattattttgttggTCGTAGAGATGGTGAGGACAATAATGGGAGCTGTTCCTGGTTCTGGATGGACTACTTGGAAGCCTAATCTAGAAGGGAATGGAAATTCTGACTCAGATTTAAGTGATGATAAGTCACAATGGTCTAGTATAGATGGCATGCAAGATGGATCTTAAAGGGATGTTGAGTCAAACCCTGAGGAAGATCCTGAAGAGGACTCAAATGAGAATGAGGCTCCCTCCTATGGTGAAGATGAAGCTATTAACACTCCACCCCTACCTGAAGTCATGGATATATCATCCGATGACGAGGTGCTGGAAGTAATCAATGTACCTTCTTCTCCGGAAGTTATTGAAGTCTCTTCTGATATTGAAGAAGATACACCAGTGACATTTTGTTATCGCTGTGTCTCGCCAATTTGTCCAAATTGTGGACAACACATTTGTCCTTTTTACTCATCACCAAGGCATGTGTGTCCTAGGCGACCTTAggacaatatatataatttccgTTTAAGTTTTAGTGGCTTAGGATCTTTGTTTTTCCATTTCAATTTTATTGAAACAATATGGGTTGAATACAATATAAagtatttataatatttatttattgctCTATTTAAGTTGAATTCTTATGGTTTGAATATGCTCATAAAAGTTGATTGTATGTttgcatatatattatttttattgcatATGTTGAACTATTAGGACGTTTGATTTGAAGTATGAATCAATAAAATACGTAATACGTCTCTGACAAGATGGTTGCTACAAAGAGAGTATCGTCGCTGACCTGAATCAAGGTGAAAAGCTGATTGATAAGAATTACGATAAATGGTATCGTAAGATCCAACACTTGCTTGAAGAGCAAGATTCGCTGGAAATTATAACACACCCAATGGCTGAACTTGAACATGGAACCACTGCTCAGCATAGGCGTGACATGGAACTGTATCAGGCTTTCAAGTGCAAAGATCGCATAGCTCGCATACTGATGCTGAGCAGTATGCAAAATGACTTGATGCTTTATTTTGAGAAGCACAAATCGGCTCAAGCTGTGTGGCATGCGGTGAAGCTGCAATTTGGGGGTACTTCTACCACTAGACTGCGCCAGTTGACCCTCAATTTTGATAGGTTTGTCAAGCGGCCTCATACTTCAACGAGGCAACACCTAACAATGATGGCTAATATGATTAGCAAATTAGGAGAAGCTGGACACGTGTTGTGAAATGAACAACAAGTGCAAGTTGTCATCCGATCCTGGCCACCTTCATGGGAACACATGAGGGTAAACCTTACCCATAATGAAAGTATCAAAACATTTGATGATGTCTCTAGACATGTAGAATTAGAGGAAGATCACTTCCTACCTAACAAACCGAAATCTGAGGCCAATAAGGCTTAGACTTCGAAACGCAAAGCCTCGAGCTTTGGCGGTAAAAAGGGTAAGGGCAAAAGTAATGCGTTGGGTCCCAAGAACAAGCTTTTCAAACGTAGAAAGCGCGGTGCAAAGAAGAAGGACAAGACTAAAATGACTTCTTTCAAATGTGACAAGCTGGGTCACTTCGCTCGTGAATGTCCCAAAGCGAAGGTAATTTCTAACCAATAAATCTCTCTTGAAATTAATGTATGTAGTAGTCTTATCTTGGCTGAAACTGTTCATCTTTGGACTGTAGACTCAGCAGCAACAGACCATGTAACCAAGGAGAGGTTGGCTTTTGTAGATTATCGTCGCGTTTTGAAGGGGAGTCGCAATATCTTCATGGGAAATCATGCTTCTGCTGAAATGCTTGGGATCAGTACTTGCAAGCTACAACTGCGAGGAGGTCGCACTTTGTATTTGCATGATGTCCTATATGCCCCTGAAGTTAGATGAAATCTACTTTAAGTTTTAGTTCTTCTTAAATTGGGATTTCGAGTCGAATTTGAGGATAATTGTGTTAAGTTATTTTTGGATAAGGTTTATTACGGTTTTGGATATTTGCTTAATGGTTTTATGGTACTAGTTCTAATAATGTCCCTGATAATTGCATGTTatggcatgctagattaggacatATTGGGCAAGATAGACTTAATCGTCTAGCTAAAGAAAGCCTTTTAGGCTCATTAGCAAAATGTGACTTGCCCACTTGTGAAAATTGTTTAGCTGGAAAAGCTACACAAAAACCATTTCGAAAGGCAAAAAGAGCTAGTATTCCTTTACAATTGATTCATTCTGACATCTGTGGCCCAATAAATGTGAGGGCCAGACATGGTGCCTCATATTTCAtcacttttatagatgattatACCCAGTATGGTCATATCTACTTGATCTCCCATAAATCAGAAGCATTGGAATGCTTCACAAAATATTTAATGTTTGTTAAGAATTAGTTACATAAGAGCATCAAAACTCTTAGGACTGATCGTGGTGGTGAATATCCATCGGAACAATTCAAAGAATTGTGTGATGAAAAGGATATAGCTAGACAACTAACTGTTCCAtacactccacaacaaaatggtgttgccGAAAGGAGGAATAGATCTCTTTTAGATATGGTTAGATCTATGATGGCTCAAGCAAATCTACCAATTTCATATTAGAGAGATGCATTGTTAACTGCTACCTACAAAGTAAACCGTGTGCCAACAAAATCTGTCAAGTCAACCCCATATGAATTATGGACTGGTCGAAAACTCGAATTAGGATATTTATGGCCATGGGGTTCAGCTACCTACATTCATATCTTTGTTTCTAGATATGGAAAGTTGGGTGCCCCAGGTAACAAGTGTATCTTCATAAGATATAGTGATACTTCCAAGGGATATGTTTTCATTGGAGAAGATGAAACTAGTAGGGTGACCGAAATTGAGTCACGAGATGTCACATCCTTAGAAAATGAATTCCCTAAATTAGGAGAGGTTGATAAAGATTTTTAGTTTTATGAAACTGCAAACATCAACGAAGGCGCTAATAGTTTCCCAATCGAGGATACCGAAAAcgtatctcaatctcaatcGCTTGGGAACAGTGGAAGCGATTCTTTGACTGAAAATGCTCAAGAGGagcaaaatcatgttaaatctcaACCTCAAAGGACTACACGTGAACATGTTCCCCGTCATCGGTTTGAGATTGAAGGGAAAATATTCATGATAAGTCCTCTATATAGTGAGGTAGAGCTAGAATCTATAAAAGATGCTCTTTCAGGTCCTAATTCTAGGGAATGGATGAATgcaatgaaagaagaaatggagTCGATGGAATACAACCATGTCTGGGATTTGGTTGAGCTTCCACCCAATAGAAAACCTATTGGGAATAAGTGGGTTCTCAAAATCAAGCGTGACGCTGATGGGAACATAGACCGATATAATGCTAGATTGCTAAAGGCTACAATCAAAAGGAGGGAATCAACTATGAAGAAACGTTTTCTCCAGTAGTGAGGATTATTTCGATTCGCCTCATCCTAGCTATTGTCAcacatttggatttggatttgtaccaaatggatgttaaaacgGCATTTCTAAAtggagatctatatggatcagCCTACTGGTTTTGAGGTCAGGTCCTCTAATTGTTTCTTACAGCTGCTATGTGAGAAAGATTAGAGACTTGTATGTGATCTTGCtattgtatgtggatgacatctTAATTAGAGGACCTGACATGGCAGATATTGATGATCTAAAGAAACAATTGTCAAGCAAGTTTGACATGAAGGATTTTGCGCCAGCAAGCGAAATCCTTGGTATGAAAATTCATAGAGACCGAGAGGAAGGAACTCTGAGGTTCTCACAAGCTAAGTACATCCGAAAAGTACTCAAGAGATTTAACATGAATGGTGCTAAAGTAGTTGGCACACCACTTGGCAAACAATTTCGATTATCTAAGAAGCAGTCACCTCAAACAGATAGTGAGAGGGCTTACATGGAAAAGGTACCATATGCGTCGGCCATAGATAGCCTTATGTATGCAATGGTTTGCACCAGACCAGACATTGCCTATGCTATGGGAGTAGTAAGTAGATACATGCAAAATCCAGGGAAGCAACATTGGGAGGCAGTAAAATGGATATTGTGTTATTTCAAGGGGACACAAGACTTGTGTCTATGTTATGGTAAGGTATTCGTTGATGCCGATTATGCAAGTGAGGTCGATAGCAGAAAAAGTACGACAATGCTAATTTTCACTATGGGTATGTTGCTATTAGTTGGGGTTCTAAGTTGCAAATAGTGGTTGCATTATCAACTATAGAATCCGAATATGTAGCTATTACAGAAGCAGCTAAAGAGTTGATTTGGTTACAAGGATTCTTGACAAAGTTAGGCCATGGAGGGCCTGTAGGCACACTGTACAGTGATAGTTAAAGTGCGGTATTTCTTGCAAGAATCCCGCATCCATTCAAGAACAAATCACATACAGACAAAGTTTAACTACATAAGAAGTCTTCTTGAGATTGAAACTTCAGAAGATACTCGGTGCAAAAAATCCTGCTGATATGTTAACAAAGAGTGTGACACATGAGAAGCTGAAGTTGTGCGCAGCTTCAGTGCGTTTGAAGAATTTAGCAACTGAGGACGAATGACTGGAGGGAGCCTTTGTTGTGTTCGaagaattttttgaatttctggAATTGAAGACAGCTTCATGAAGTCTCCAAGTGGgagatttgttgggtttgaagACTCCATGTCGCCATTCTAAATAGAAGCCCATGTGAATTGGTTTGGCCCATGTACGAGTGGCTTTTGTTTTAGGGTTTGTATTCTCTATAAGTGAACACGTGATGATGTAAGTTATATTCATCTTGACAGTAATATAAAACACTCTCCAATGCTCTGTGGATGTAGGTCAAAAACTAGGAGCAACCGGTTTCTCACCTTCATGGAGTGCAACATCGAGGTCCAATACACTAAGGTGAAACTGAACATGCTGTCTCCATTATGAGAAATTAGTTCCATTAAGCATTGGAACAGACTAAGCATGCCAACGTAGCGAAACAGGCACAGATGCTGCAAACAATAATTCATGCTCACTATATTGATGCTAAGATTTATAAATAAGGAACAATTCATCATAATGAAACAcatttaaacaaatatttaaacaataatatatagtaGGGAAAATTCTAAGCCGGTActacttgtgaaacttttggataagtatgctaattactttcttacccttGTCCTCTTCCGCCAATAACAACTACACTTCTATTCTCTTTCTCCCTCATATCTCCTTATTGTTGTCCGTTGGTATCCAACCTAAACTGAAGCTCACATCAACAAGTACATACTCCGACCTTCCACCAGCACCAACGGCTGTTCATTTGGCCGAAAAATGATTGGAAAGCCGCCACCACTGCAAGACAAAAGCCTCAAATCTAGCCTATTTTGGTGACGATTTACTACACCAACGCTATCGTTGGGTTCCCCTCACTGAGacacacaatgcccagccaaATACGACCAAAACAATAAAACACTaaattaaaagtattattttaaaacaaataaaatttcaacTATTAATTATCAACAGATAAAATATGAATAGATAAGTTGAACAACCACcccaaaacaataacaaaaattcTAAGTTCATATTCATATTCCATAAAAATACTAAATTCATATTCAATGCTTACTTAACAAGGATAGCATTGTAAGGAATGGGTATTAAATGCAgattattttttcttccaacTGCACTACCAAAATTCTCAATCATGTCTAGTTCTTCTTGATTAATGTTATTAGGGAGCTTTCAATCAAAATGGTAGAGTACGTTTGCAAGTATAAGCTCAATAATCACTATTCCAAACGACAAGTCAAGGCACATCCTGCTACCACAACCGAAAGAGATAAGCTCAAAGTTGTTCCCATTGTGGTCTATCGAACTATCAACGAATCTCTCAAGATAGAACTTCTCCGCATCAATCCAATGATTAGGATCTCTTCCAATTCTCCATGCATTAATGATGATTTGCGTTTGCATCGatgtatttgtgtatatattacACCACTACAATAAATTAACTTTGTAGTCATGGtttttaaacaaacaaaaaaaccacGGATGAAGTAGGCATCACAAGTATAATACCACGGGCAGATTTGCTTAGATACTCGCTATcataaaaaacattttttttttaaagatttctAGATATAGTAACGCGATTAATGTCTAATTCCAAGTCTTAATGGTATTATTGATAATTGCTCATTAAATGGCAAATGTTTAAGGAAATAGTTTTAACCTTAAACATGGACAATTATTTTTCCTTGatggaagaaaataaataaatagatcaaATTATGGTCGCTGACCTAAGGCAATTCTAACACCCTGTGTCAATCATGGTGAATTGTTGTTAGATTGGAAGAACTCGTAAAGGCATTTGGTTTGTATTTTTGGTAGAATGTCACTATGGTTGTGGGTTAGTATGTGATATATACTCAGAGCATGGCTAGTAATGCCGTTTCTTTTATGGaaatgatatatatttataggaTTTTTCACACATAACCGTTCATAATCATGTgacaattatattattttaatacaatATCTTACTACATTGTTTCTGACTAACATAATCTCTTACTACACTTTTCTAtacataattacattgtttcaagtGTTGTAGATTTTTATACATAGTTTCGAAAATAatgtacaattatgtaaatattTACATTAGGTTTTAAATGACATCAATCCTACCCTTTCAAAAACAAAGAATGACATCTAttctaattaaatatattaatacgATAATTTTACCCCACAAAgaaattattgtatttttatgattaACTAGGATAGAATGATAAACTAATTATATTTCTTAATTACTCGACAAGCATTAAAGAATATTTATCCTTGAAGAATGATAAACtaattattatatttcttaATTACTCCACAAGCATTAAAGAATAGTTGTTCATTATACACAAGTAAATTGTTGTTAAGGATAAGTTTGTAAGTAGTCTTTTTGTAacgtaatttattttaaaagaataataaaGAGACGTGTCAAATGTATATAACCCCAAGTCAAGTAAGTGTGTTGAACCGCGCGAGACAGTTGAGAGTCGCGCCTTCCCACTACCACTGCCGTTCGATCAGCTGAAAATTTCAGGAAGTTCTAGAACCACCTTTATACTTACACATTATTTAGACCGACTTAGGACAACATTTTCCAATCTTATGTTTTACTTTATAAATAACATTATCTTCATTAATTCTCCTCCAACCCAAGTCGTACGGGTTTTGTTCCTTGCACGTCCTTTGTTTGCGACTTGCGAGGTATAATCTCTGTGTAAATGTAACTGAATCTGAATGAAACTATAGGTCCCAAAAGTTTCTCAATTAAGGAATTTGAATGCCTAATTACACTTCTGAATCTGATTCGAATTCGGTTTCAACAAATCTCTaaaattctctctttttattaCAGCAGCTAGTCACGTGAGCGGATCCGTAATGTCAACGAAGAAACCGGAAATGGCAAACGGCCTTAAACGACGTCGCATGACAAAGAGAAGCTTCCTTGAGGTTTGTATGAAATACTTTCAGATCTATCTCTTTCGTCACTTttaacaatttatttattttttatcagaAACAGAAGGCGACGGTGGATAAGCTGAGTGGGAAGTTCgctaagaagaaagaaaagattaaGCGAATGAAGAAGGGGATAAACGATATGATGGCGAAACTGGAGGACGTGGAATCGGAATGCGCCAGAATGAGGGAGGAGTATGAGCTGGCGATTGAGCAGAACGTCGACCTCCAACTCGCGCTCGACTACATGCTGTTTGCCTTCTTGGGCGGAGGAGACGCTGGAAGCTGATTCCTCTTGCCCTTTCACCAAACCCTAATCCTATCCATATGTGTATTATTCGCATGCCTGTTTCCTATTTTAATTCTGAATTAGCTGATAGCATTGTGGGGAAAAGGAAGATAAAGGTTGTCCTTATGTTGATTGGGGGATAAATAAGGAAGACGGAAGAGTATAAATTATGTGTATGTGTAATTTTGGCATGCGATTTCCTATTTCCTTGGTTGATTGTGAATATGCTGATACTGCTGTTggggaaagaaaagagagaggttgTTCTATTTGGTGATTAATCCTTCATCATTCTTCAAGGATGAAGGATTATTGAGGAACATCTAACAATATATatgtaggggtcaaagtcaacctcaacaaattatatgggtcatgttcaatccaacaacaacataaaagcccaacagaggcttgGGCCCCGAAACCCAACaataataaaagcccaacagaggctagggccccaaagcccaacaacataaaacagaccagaacttacagtccaaaaaggacttggtcttatcaaggcagtacaaagccgatgcaaataaggccgaaccaataactaagggacgaagccgaagataagacagttcctcgttaaatgatGACAGtcgaaactactgcaaactactacaaactcctccaaactgctatgaacttctctaactaccataactgctggtaactgctcaagaaaagcataaaaagagttcattaggagggtggGAGGGGGATTCGGATTGGGAGGGGGGATTTCTTACTCGCACtgtattcacaagtgataaataaaatatcatatcattctgcaccgtggacctaggctaagAGCCGAACCatgtaaaatctctctgttttgtcttatatttgcccattcattctccacaattcgattgtcgataatttacatcaaaaatttggcgcgccagatagggggcAGATAGTATTATCACATTGACAAACGTAGAAGATTCACGAGATGATACTTTATgcgagaagatgaaagctttgattcaacgcttcgacgaacatgaaagaagggtccaacaattggagcaagaaaacttgactgtttgaagagaaaatcaaaagctacttgatcttatgaatcaaccttcaagtcCACATGTAACCAGAACCGTCCCTGCAAGTACTGTCCCAAGTACTTCTGTTCGACTCAATGATGGACAAACAACGCAAATTCCCAATGCAAGTGTTCCTTTGCCAGGATTTGTGCATCAGACAGAATCATCATTGGCATCAACATCAACTCAGTTTCTGAGGCCAACGACATAATCCATGGCACCACTGTTTCCTATACCAATGTCATCTTCGGCTATCCCAACAATTGGTGCTTGGTCAAACATAACTACAACATTGCCAGAAATTGCAACGCAGCGAAGTGTTGATAAAAGATTGGAAGAAATGGAGTTAGCCTTCTTCAGGATACCAGGCATGCCATcacctataaagaaaaattgtactttcctcaaatctccatttgttcatgccattgccatggaagagctcccaaagaaattcatcataccacatattaaaccttatgatggtaccactgatccagaagatcatgtggattagtatagtcaacgattgactctggtatcatacccattcaacaagcatgaagcatgcatgtgccgAGGATTCAGTTCAACCTTGGTGGGACCTCCTTGGAAGTGATATCTTAATCTTTCAGAAGGGCAAATCActtcattcgcacaattggccgatgcatttgttgaacaatttgcaagcaataggaaaataattccaacatcgGATGATTTATATCGACTTTGACAAAAGCAAGGAGAATCTCTACGGTCATTCTTGAcgagattcaataaagaaaaactggaAATTCCAGGATGCTTAGATGAAATTGCGatcaatgcatttcgcatggctcttcttcctggaagcaaattacacgaaaagcttacccgttatccatgtaagtcttttcaagaagttcaggcaagagcaagcgttcaaattaaatgggaggaagatgaaggaaggcTTCAAGAGCGACTAACAGAGCAGCCGAAGAAATCTGAGCAAAAGCAAACAAGTTCAGAAGCTTCGCGATATCCTCGCAAAGATCCTAAACCGatcgatttcaagaagaaacctcgatctcctgaatacaatttggtaattccaccaaatgaaaTCTTGTTAGTGcggaagaaaatgggagatgctgTTAGATGGCTCGACAAATTACGTAAACCGCTAGATCAAcgggatacttccaaatggtgtgaaTTTCATAACGATTACGGGCATACAACAGATGATTGTTTCACcctcaaaaaagaagtaattcaattgctaaagaaaggttatcttcgggATTTACTATCCGAAAGAGGAAAAGCGACGATGTCCCAAGCTGAAAGACGAGTAGAGGAACAGAAGCCACTACCACCGGAGAAGACGATTAACGTAATATTTGGTGGATCGGAGATTTGCGGAATTACACATTCATcgacaaagaaacatgtcaagcagacagaaaattctgaggtatggaatgaTAAGCTGATGGTACAATTAACAAGACAAGTTATCAGCTTCACAGACGATGAGATGACGAAGCTActcaatccacatgatgatgccctggtagtaactttgcaaattgccaattgcgaagttaaaagaatcatgattgatgATGGCAGTTCAGCAAATTTACTGTTTATGTCCACACTCCAAGCAAAGGGACTTTCAGAAGCGGATGTAATCAGAGGTCCTATACCACTCATCGGCTTCAACAGGGAACAGCAATCCACCATCGGCTCTATTCCATTGCAAGTATATACcaaaggaataaatctccaggttcgatttaatatattagattgtcaatctccatataatgcgatacttggacgaccttggattcatgcaatgagggttgtgccatcaacttatcatcaagtgatacgattcccaacaagagatggaatacaagaaatatatggggatcaacgtcaagcaagaagttgctatgaacaagcattgaaaggaaaaaccaaagctttatagcaattacagcaagggCCGATTCTAACTAATCAAGAAGAACCGGCTAATAAGGAGATAGAAGAAGTCATCATTCATCGGGATTATCCAGATcagaagattcagattggaGCCAACTTGGATCATCAACTTCGAGAAAATTTGATCTGATTCCTGCAAAATCATAAACATACTTTCGCTTGGACGCATGCAAatatgattggaattgatccaaatatcatcactcatcagttgCAGGTCGATGATAATTTCCTTCCAGTAAGGCAGAAAAGACGAAGATTCgctccagaaagaaataaagtcatcAATGAGGAAATTCAAAAGCTGCTAGATATTGGATTCGTCCGCTAAGTTCAATACCCAGACTGGCTAGCAAATGTGGTtgtggtaaaaaagaagaatggaaagtggagagtctgtatcgaCTTCACATATCTGAATAAAGCTTGTCCGAAAGATTCTTTCCCACTTCCTCATATCGATGTACTTGTGGATGCGACAGTAGGGCATGAACTACTCAactttatggatgcattctccggatataatcaaatcttgatgcatccaggagatcaagagaaaactgcattcataaccGAACGTGGTACGTATTGTTATAAagtgatgccatttggattgaaaaacgCAGGAGCGACATATCAACGGTTGGTCAATCGTATGTTCGCAAGTCTACTTGGAAAAACGATGGAGGTATACATCGATGATATGTTAGTAAAGACTCTGAAGGCCGAAGATCATgttgaacacctcaaacaagcatttgaaattcttgatgttcATCAGATGAAGTTAAATCCTCTCAAGTGCGTTTTCGGGGTCAAAGTAGGAAAATTTCTGGGATTCATTGTTACACAAAGAGGTATTGAAGCAAATCTTGATCAAATCTAGGCAATACTTGATATTCCTTCTCCCACAAAAATATGAGACGTACAACGACTGGCGGGAAAGATTGCAGCGTTAAACAGATTCATTTCCAAATCATCtgaaagatgtcatcatctGTTCAAGGCTTTGAAAAAATCAGCTAGCTTCGAGTGGACAGATGAATGTGAGACgacattaaagaaattgaaggaatATCTAACCAATCCTCTAATTCTTACGAAGCCAAAAACCAGTgagatactctatctttatttagcagtttctGAATTTACGATTAGTGCAGTACTGCTAAGAGAAGATAACAGCCGACAGCATCCGGTATATTATGTTAGTCAAAATttgctagatgctgaaacaaggtatcctttaatggaaaagcttgttttagcaAGTATTACTGCAGCAAGAaagcttcgtccttattttcaaagtcaacctcgaacatcaatcaaagcccaaattcTCATAGAATTCATTGCTGAATTTAGTCCGGGAATGGTGGATGGTGTTCACAAagaattgcatcaaaacaaagaagacgaTGACGCTATTTgacaattatttgttgatggttcaaGTAATGCAAAGGGAAGTGGCCtaggtatcatcttaatctcaCCACAAGGATATCAATTCCCTCAAGCTGTACACTGCGGATTTCATGCTACAAACAgcgaagcagaatatgaagctctaattgagggactgaaactagcaaaagaattaaaagttcaacGTGTTCACGTGACTTCAGATTCCCAATTGATCGTCAATCAATTAAACggagaatatcaagcaaaagatgaaAGAATGAACGATTATCTGGAATTAGTGCGGaagttgcaacttgaattcaaagaattccagattCATCAAATTCCCagagaagaaaaccaacaaGCAGATGCATTGGCAAATCTGGGATCAGCAAGTCAAGCGTAAATAACTCAGAATGTCCCattgatttatttggaatcaTCGGCAATAAGCAAAACTTCCACGGTGGAACAATCATTTGCTATTACTGAAGACAATGATGACTGGAGGACACCATTCATACAATATCTACAGGATGATGTGTTACCACAAGACAAGAATGAGGCCAGAGCCCTACAACGAAAAGCATCACATTACACGATAGTTAATGGCATtctttacaaaagatc
Proteins encoded in this region:
- the LOC119984948 gene encoding uncharacterized protein LOC119984948, whose amino-acid sequence is MSTKKPEMANGLKRRRMTKRSFLEKQKATVDKLSGKFAKKKEKIKRMKKGINDMMAKLEDVESECARMREEYELAIEQNVDLQLALDYMLFAFLGGGDAGS